The following are encoded in a window of Telmatobacter sp. DSM 110680 genomic DNA:
- the nuoF gene encoding NADH-quinone oxidoreductase subunit NuoF, with the protein MPRLVSHPDEVKIVSKRFGQGAANIDKYIELGGYEAARKCVAQGPDWIIEEMKASNLRGRGGAGFPTGMKWSFVPKQSAKPKYVLINGDESEPGTCKDHLIFLHDPHAVIEGTIIAGLAIGSKMGFIYLRGEYRYLLEIMEKAVADAYAKGFLGKNIFGSDNEFQIITQSGAGAYEVGEESALMESLEGKRGVPRIKPPFPAVVGLYGGPTVINNAETIATVPHVITMGGAAFAAVGSARNGGTRLFGLSGHVERPGVYELPMGYNLKKMIYEVGGGVRGGRKLKAVVPGGSSTPVLLPEEIENLGMDFDQVGKAGSMLGSGGVVVIDDQTCIVEFALRTISFYQHESCGWCIPCREGTDWLKKSLTRFHAGFGTAKDIDNIRYLAENMMGRTFCPLGDAAAMPTLGFVKKFRKEFEDHLDGKPCPFAKHTEMAVV; encoded by the coding sequence ATGCCTAGGCTGGTTTCGCATCCCGATGAAGTAAAGATCGTCTCGAAGCGCTTCGGTCAGGGCGCCGCGAATATCGATAAGTACATCGAGCTTGGCGGATACGAGGCTGCTCGCAAATGCGTGGCGCAGGGCCCCGATTGGATTATCGAGGAGATGAAAGCCTCGAACTTGCGTGGGCGTGGCGGTGCGGGATTTCCTACAGGCATGAAATGGTCGTTCGTTCCGAAACAGTCGGCGAAACCAAAGTATGTACTCATCAACGGCGACGAAAGTGAGCCCGGAACCTGCAAGGACCACCTGATTTTCCTGCACGATCCTCACGCTGTTATTGAGGGCACCATCATCGCCGGTCTAGCGATCGGTTCGAAGATGGGATTTATCTATCTGCGGGGCGAGTATCGATACCTTCTGGAGATCATGGAGAAAGCCGTAGCCGATGCCTATGCGAAAGGATTTCTAGGCAAAAATATCTTCGGATCGGATAACGAATTCCAAATCATCACGCAGAGCGGCGCCGGTGCATACGAAGTCGGCGAAGAGTCGGCGCTTATGGAATCACTCGAGGGCAAGCGCGGCGTTCCTCGAATCAAGCCTCCGTTCCCCGCTGTCGTCGGCCTTTATGGCGGACCTACGGTCATCAACAACGCCGAGACGATTGCGACTGTGCCTCATGTCATCACCATGGGCGGTGCGGCCTTTGCGGCTGTTGGATCCGCGCGCAATGGTGGCACACGGCTCTTCGGCTTGAGTGGCCACGTGGAACGGCCCGGCGTGTACGAATTGCCGATGGGTTACAACCTGAAGAAAATGATCTACGAAGTCGGGGGCGGGGTCCGTGGCGGTCGCAAATTGAAGGCAGTCGTTCCCGGTGGATCGTCAACCCCCGTTCTGCTGCCCGAAGAAATCGAAAATCTAGGCATGGATTTCGACCAGGTCGGCAAGGCCGGCTCGATGCTGGGTTCCGGCGGTGTAGTGGTGATCGACGACCAGACCTGCATTGTGGAATTCGCGCTGCGAACCATCAGCTTTTATCAGCACGAGAGTTGCGGCTGGTGTATTCCCTGCCGCGAAGGAACAGACTGGCTGAAGAAATCATTGACGCGCTTTCACGCCGGGTTCGGAACTGCAAAGGACATCGACAACATTCGCTACCTCGCCGAGAACATGATGGGCCGAACCTTCTGCCCGCTTGGCGACGCTGCGGCGATGCCGACACTTGGGTTTGTGAAGAAGTTCCGCAAAGAATTTGAGGATCATCTGGACGGGAAGCCGTGCCCGTTTGCCAAACATACCGAAATGGCTGTGGTTTGA